Part of the Lysobacter enzymogenes genome is shown below.
CTATGGCCACGGCGATGTCTACGACGGCGCCGGCCCGGCCCTGACCGGCGGCGTCGACTGGACGAGCGGCAACCTGGTGTTCGGCGCCTTCCTCGGCTACGGCCAGCAGAAGCAGGACTTCGGCCTGCGCAACGGCAGCTTCGACCAGAAGGACACCAGCATCGGCGGCTTCATCGGCTGGTACGGCGAACGCGCCTGGGTCAACGGCCAGCTGAGCTACACCAAGCTGGACTTCGACATCGACCGCAAGGTCAACCTCGGCCCGGCCACGCGCACCCACAGCGGCTCGGCCGACGGCAAGAACGTCACCGCCGCGCTCAACGCCGGCTACGAGTTCGGCGAAGCCCTGCGCCACGGCCCGGTGATCGGCGTGGTCGCCCAGCGCATCGACGTCGACGGCTTCAAGGAAAGCGATCCGACCCTGTCGACCTCGCTGGCCTACCCGGACCAGAGCTTCGACTCGCTGATCGGCAGCATCGGTTACCAGGTCAACTACACCTACAGCGAAAGCTTCCGCCCGTACGCGCGCCTGACCATGGACCGCGAGTTCGAAGACGCGCCGAAGAACGCGCAGGCGCGCCTGCAGACCGTCGGCAACCTCGGCTGGTACTCGGTCAAGAACCGCGAGTTCGACCAGGACTACGGCACCTTCCTGTTCGGCGCGCGGACCAAGCTGTTCGGCCTGGACGCCAACCTCGGCGCCAGCGTCACCTTCAACCAGGACGGCGGCAACAACACCACGGTGTTCGCGCAGGTCGGCGGCGGGTTCTGAAGCCGGCGCGGCGGCCTTTGCGGCCGTCGGCGTTCGATCGTGAAGCAAGCGATACGGAAACCGGGCTGTGAGGCCCGGTTTCTTTTTGCGCCGGTGTTTGCGGCGACCGGAATCGACAGCGTCGGGCCTGAAGGCCCTCTCGCACAAGCGTCAAGGCCGGATGCTCGTGGGGGAGGGCCTTCAGACCCGGCGTCTTCCGATCAGAACGGGACCGCCCATGCCGCACCGATTTGCCTCCCGCGCCGCCGCGTCATAGACTTCGACCCGACGCGGGTGTAGTTCAATGGTAGAACTGCAGCTTCCCAAGCTGCTAGCGTGGGTTCGATTCCCATCACCCGCTCCATCTTTTCCCGACGGCGCGCAAGGCGCCGGGCAAGAACGGGCTTCCTGCGAACGCCATCGCCGCTCAGAACGCTTCCGTCGAAGGGTTCGGGCCTATCCGCGCGTCGGACCGATGCGGACGCGAACCAAGCAAGCGGCAGCGTCGGCGCGGCGTGGGCTCAACGCAGGCGCTGCAACTCCTCGGCGGACAACTCCAACAGCGCGCCAAGCTCGACCGGATCGAGCACCCCGGCGAACGCCCGCACCTGCGCCTTGGCCACGCCCGCCGACGGATCGGTCGGATGCGCGACGACACCCGCCAGCAAATGCCACAGCCGCCGCTTGTCCAGGCTTTGCTGCGCCTGCCAAAGCGCTTCCCGGCGCGAATCCGGAAAGCGCTGTCCGAGCCGATAGTCGATCAGCAAATCGAGCTCGCCGCGCCGCGTGCGGCGTTCCTCGTCTTCGCTCGGCATCGGCGCCGCGCCGTCGTGCAGCGCGACGATGCGGCGCTCGTATTCGTCCCGGGTCAGTTTCGGCCCGAAATCAGGTAGCCGCCGGTCCTGCGAGGTCGAGGTCATACGCCACCGCCACGATGTCGGGGTCCGCCAACACGATGCGCTCTTCCGGGGAAAGGTCAAGCAAGTAGCGGTAATTCTCCTCGCTCAAGGTTTCGGCGAGATCGTCCTGCAACTGCAAGGTCAGTGCGTCGAAGGCCGCGACGAAGGCCAGTGCGTCGCGCGTGGCGGCGAAGGCCCGCTCGGCGTCGATGCGGTTCTGTTCGAAATCGCTGCGCGCGGCGAACAGCCCCTCGCGTTCGGCGCGTTGCAACGACAACTGCGTGATGCGTTCCTTGTGCTGCACGAACAAGGCGAAATGCTCCATCTGGAATCCGTAGGCGTCGGCTTCGTCGTCGAGCGCGCGCTGGAAGCGGTCCTGGTACAGCGCCCGGACTTGCGCCATGTAGTCGTCGTCTTCGCAATCCGGCGGCGCTTGCTCGCCCTCGGCTTCTTCCTCGTCGCCAGGTTCCTGGTAATCCTCGCGCGGCCCTTGCAGGCATTCGTCCAGATCGCCGGTCACGCCGGGGTGTTGGTCGAACGGCGCCGAGCACCTGCCCAGCGGACCGCGCGGGCGGCCGTAGACGCCGAAAGCCAGGCTCGACAGCGAGTAACCGCGCGCGCCGGCGACGGTGATCGCGGCCGGAAACAACACCCGGTTGGCGGCCTGATGGCAGACGCCGTTGACCAGGTAACAGGTAATGCCCCCGCGTTCTTTGTAGCCGGCGATGGCGTCGGCGCGCCGGGTGCTGCCTTCCCCTTCGCGCAGCATGCGCCCGCCGGTCTTGCCGCCCCAGCAACCCCACGCCCTGCCGCCGCTGCCGCATTCCACGTAGGTGTGGTCGGCGAGGTTGAAGAACAGTTGGGTCGGATAGGCGCGCGCCCTGAGAATTCCCATACATCACCCCCTGTGATCGATGGATCGCGCTGGACGCGCGTCGGTTCGCCGGCTCGATGGGGAGCCGGTCATCCATGACAACGCAGTTCGGGGTCATGGCCTGCCATGGATCGCGGTGGATATTTTCGTTTTGGGCGTCTCGTGGCACTCCGAATCCATTCAAGACTTGGCGGTCCGAGGTTCGGGCTTAGCGCAGACGGAGAAAAACCCGGCATCTGCCGTCGCCTCGATCGCAGCCCGGGATCGCTGGTGGCTCGGCCTGTCGTGCGGCGTCGTCGGTAGCGGATGCGATCCATCGCGGCGCCATCGCAGCAGGACGCGACGACAACAAAGCGGGACGCAGCGGATAACTCGCCTGCGCGATTCTCGATGAGGCTGGCCCCGGACCGATTCCAGATCGGCGCAGCGCGCCCTGGGCATCGGCCATCCACTTCGCTTTCGAGGAACCGGCCATGAAAACCAAGCTCGTAAAAACCTCCTTGTTCGCGCTCGGCCTGGCGTTGACCCAGGCTGCGACTCCGGCCTTCGCGGCTTACTCGTGCTGGGGCAAGCTGGATGAGCTCGGCATGGGCAATGGCGACAAGCCTGGGGTGTTCATCCGGCTCAACACCACCGGGCTGGTATGGGTGGTGTGCTCGATGAATGAGGACGCGAACTGCCGAGCCTTGTATTCCCTGCTGCTGTCCGCGCAGTCCAGCCCGAACCGGCCCAACATCGGCCTGTTCTTCGCCGACGACGGCAAGACCTGCGCGACCAAGGGCGACTGGGTCTTCGCCAAGCCTTACTACACGGTCGTCACCGACGACTACTGAGCCGATTCCGCGCCGCCTCGGCGCGCGGGGAGCCGCACGCCGCCAGGCCGCTCACAGCGATTTTCGCTACAGGAGGCCGAAATGGCCAATTCATCATCCAGCCGCCCATCGCGCGTGCTCGCCATCGCGCTTGCGGTCGCTTGCGCGCTGGCTTCGCCAGCGTATGCGGCGCCGGTTGCGCCCGGCAGTGCGGACGAAGATCTGCCTATCCAACAGTTCATCGTGCAGTTCAATCCTGACAGTCCGGAATTCGAGGACGGGCAGGCCTTGCAGCTCACCCTGGATCGTATCTCCGCCGGTCTGAGCGGGCCGGGCCTCAAGCCGTTGCGGCTCACTCACGAGCGCAGGCTGGCGACGCTGGTCGATCTCATCTCCGTCGATCGGCCGATCACCGCGGACATCGCCCAGTTGCTGATGCGCGCGGTGCTCGCCGACGGCAGCGTGATCCGGGTGGAGTCCAACGTGTGGTTGCGAGGCTACATGCAGCCGAACGATCCCGACTATTCGCGCCAATGGCATTACTTCGATCCGGCCGGCGGCGCCAACTTGCCGCCAGCCTGGAACGCCGCGGCCGGAGAAGGGCAGACGATTTCGGTCATCGACAGCGGTTACCTCAACAACGCCGACGCCGACGGCAACATCGTCGGCGGCTACGATTTCGTCAGCCAAGCGACCGGCCCCGGCGCATCCGACGACGGCGACGGTCGCGATCCGAATCCCTACGCCTCCTCCGGCAACCAGCACGGAACCCATGTGGCGGGCACGATCGCGGCGATCACCAACAACGGCTTCGGCGGCGCCGGTGCAGCGTATAAATCCAAGTTGCTGCATGCACGCGTGACCGGCAACAACGGCCTCGGCCTGCTGACGGATGTCATCGACGCGCTGGTATGGTCGGCCGGCGGCGAAGTGAACGGTGTGCCGCGCAATCAAAACCCCGCCGACGTCATCAACATGAGCATAGGCGGCAGCGGAAGCTGCAGCGCGTTCTTTCAGCAGGCGATCGACTTCGCGGGGTCGCGCGGCGCGGTGGTGGTGGTCGCAGCGGGCAACAACAACGCCGATGCCGGCGGATTCCAGCCGTCGAGCTGCGACAAGGTCATTGCGGTCGCGGCCAATACGATCGAGGGCAAGCGCGCTTCGTATTCAAACTACGGAGCGGCGGTCGACATCACCGCTCCGGGCGGCGACAGCGCGCGCGGCGTGTATTCCACGGTGAATGGCGGCTATGGCTACAAGTCCGGCACTTCGATGGCCGCGCCGCACGTGTCCGGCGCGGCCGCGCTGATGCGTGGCGTGTTCCGCTGGTCGCCGGACAGCATCGAGCGGGTCCTCAAGGAGACCGCGCGACCGGGACCCAGCGGTTGCTCGGCCGGTTGCGGCGCGGGAATCCTCGATGCAGGCAAGGCCGTGGCCAGGGCCGCAGAGGCCAAGGCCAGCTTGGTCAATCTGGCGCCGATCCTCAATGAGCTATGGGCGGAAGACTGACCCTGTCGCCGGCGCGTCGGCGGTCGGTCGTCGCGTCGGCGACCTGAGGCCGGCCGGAGCGGATCCAACTGCGGAAATCGTTTGCGGCGTCCTGGCAGTCTACGCCGTCCGCATGCGGGCGGTCGCCGCTCGCGAACGCGCCGGCGCTGTCGCGTGTCGCCGCGCAGTGCCAGCGACGCGCCTCGTCGCGCGGCGGGTGCCCGAACCGATGGCGATAGCTATGGCTGAACTGCGAGGCGCTGGAGAAGCCGTAGCGCCAGGCCATGTCGCCCAGGCTGGGCCGGGCCAACGCCGGGCAGGTACGCAACTCGTGTTGAGCCGCCTGCAAGCGCAATTCCTGGAGAAAACGGCGCACGCCGCCGTCGGCGGCGAAGATCCGGTACAGGACCGAACGCGATACGCCGACTGCGCGGGCGATCTGCGTCGGTCCCAACTCAGCGGTCTGCAGGTGCGCGCGGATGTAGTCTTCGATGCGCCGGCGTTGTCGATGCAGCGGCGCCTCGCCGCCGGCGACGTCCGTCGCGCCGACGGCGTATGCGGACAACAAGGCGGTTAGCGAATGCGACAGCCAACTCGCGCCAGACGCCGGCCAGCGGTCCTGATGGCGCGCGATCGCGCGCAGATAACCGGGCAGCAAGGGATACCGATCCGCATCCAGGCGCATGCCATGCATCGACCGGGCCTGCGCCGGCAGGCGTTCGCGCGGAACCATCAGCATCGCGGCGCGCCCGTGCGGCCAGATCCAGTGCGAAGGCTGGGTCATGTCGACGACCACGATCTGTCCATTCCGGGCTCGCACGTGGCCGCGATGGGTGGTCAGTTCGATGCTGCCGCCGAGGCAGAGATGGAAATAATAGTGATCGAATTGCTCGTGGTTGAGCAGCGGCGAATCGCGTCGCGCCTGCACGAACTGACCGGGTCGGATGCGCGCGACGCAACGCCCGACCAAAACGCCGTCGAGATTGCTGCCGTCGAAATCGCAGCGCAGGCCGATGTCGCGATCGGAAGAATTCAAGTCGAACAGCAACTGCTGCCGGCGCCAGGCGTCGAAGGCCTGTTCGCCGCGATAGGCGGCGGTAGAAAAGCGGTAACGGCGCACGCGCTCCATGCCTGCTCCTTGCATGCCGATGCTTTGCGTTTTCCTTGACCGCGAGCCGGCCGATCGGTCCGCAAGCGGTAATGCTTCGTCTACATTGCGCAGCATTCGATGGGGCGACAGGTTTTTTCTCCGCGCGTCGCAACGATTATCGCGACGCGTGCCGCAGATTCGAATGCCAATTTGCCAGTGGGTGCTTTTTTTGTGCGGATGCTGCACTGATTCTTTCGCATCGCTCCGGCTATGCGGCGCGATGCGGTGCCCGCTCAGTCCGTGCGAGCGATTCGGCGGCCGAATACAGCCCGCAGGCAGTCGCTGGGGGCGCCTGCCGCAGGGCCGGGCCGATTCGACGCTCGGTTGGTGCGACGGCTCAGGAACGGCAGGCGCTCATGGCGCAACCGCATCGCGTGGGAACCTCGAACGGACCGGATCGAGCATCCGTGCTTGCGCCCGGTGTTGCGGCATATTTCCTTGCCGACGACTTGCGGTCCGCGGCCTGCCGAGTGCGGGCGCTTGGGCGATGTTGACGCCTCGATTCAAGGCCCCATCGGGCCTCCGCTTACTCCTCGCGCACCCGATACACCGCCTGATCCTTGCCCGCGCGCTTGGCCTCGTACAACGCCATATCCGCGATCCGCAGCAACGGCGCATAGCTCTCGCGATGCGCCGGCGCGGCGGTGGCGACGCCGACGCTGACGGTGACGATGCCCGACGGCGCGGCCGGGTTCGGCAGGGCCAGCGCGCGCACCGCGGAGCACAGTTGCTCGGCGATCAACAGCGCGCCGCTGGCCGGCGTGGACGGCAGCACCACGGTGAATTCTTCGCCGCCGTAGCGCGCGGCGAGGTCGGCGGGGCGCTGCAAGGTCTGGCGCATGACGCCGGCGACTTCCTTGAGCACTTCGTCGCCGGCCAGATGGCCGTAGTAGTCGTTGTAGAGCTTGAAGTTGTCGACGTCGAGCATCAGCACCGAGAACTCGGTGCCTTCGCGCAACGCGCGGCGCCATTCGGCGTCGAGATAGGAGTCGAGGTAACGGCGGTTGTTGAGCCCGGTGAGACCATCGACGTCGCTGAGCCGGCGCAGGGTCTCGTTGAGTTCGAGCAGGCGCTTCTGGTGCTCGCTGAGCACCCGGTAGGCTTCGTCGCGCTCGATCTGGTTGAGGTAGGCGCGCGCATGGTGGCGCACGCGCGCGATCAACTCGATCGAGTCGGGCAGCTTGACCAGATAGTCGGTCGCGCCGGTGGCGAAGGCCTGGCTCTTGACCACCGCGTCTTCCTTGCTCGACAGCACGATCACCGGCACGTGCTTCAGCACCGGATGGATGCGGTAGTGATGGACCAGGGTCATGCCGTCGACGCCGGGCATGACCAGGTCCTGCATGATCACGTTCGGGCGCAGCGCCTCGGCGGTGGCGACCGCTTCGTTGGCCTGGGCGCAGTAGTGGAAGTCGATGTCGGCCTCGCTGGCCAGCGCGCGGCGCACGGCCTCGCCGATGATCGGCTGGTCGTCGACCAACAGCACCACCAGCCGTTGCTGGCGCGAGTGGGGATGCGGCTCGTTGAAGCCGGAAAAAGTCGGGTCGCTCATGGGATGGCGTTCGGGTTCGGGACGAAGAGGTCGCGCAAGCGCGCGGCGATGCGGTCCAGCGGCAGGATCTCGACCGCGGCGTCGAGTTCGGCGGCGGCCTTGGGCATGCCGTAGACCGCGCTGGAGGCGCGGTCCTGGGCGATGGTGTGGTGGCCTTGCTGGCGCAGCCCGCGCAGTCCGGCGGCGCCGTCGCGGCCCATGCCGGTCAGCAACACGCCGACGATGGGCCCGCGCCAGTGCTCGCCGACGCTTTTGTAGAACACGTCCACCGACGGCCGATACGGCAGCTCGGCGGGTTCGTGCACGTAGTCCAGGCGGCCGTCGGCGCGCAGCGCCAGATGGTCGTTGGTCGCCGCCAGCAGCACCTGCCCGCATTGCAGGGTGTCGCCGACGTTGGCGGTGCGCACCGGCAGGCGCGAGTAGCGGCCGAGCCAGTCGGCCATGCCGGGCGCGAATTTTTCGTCGATGTGCTGGATCACCGCGACCGCGCCGGAAAAGTCCGCCGGCAATCCTTCCAGCACCCGCGCCACCGCCGACGGGCCGCCGGCGGACGCGCCGATCGCCAGCAGCTTGCGTTCGGACGCCTGCACCGGCGCGCGCGGCGTGGAGGCGCGCACCGGCGCGGCGGACAGGCGGCCGATCAGGTCGATCTTGGCCAGCAGCTTGTCGGCGCCGCGGTCGTGGTCGCCGGCCAGCGCCGGCAGGTCGGTGGCGTCGAGCGCGCCGTGGCCCATCGCTTCGAACACCATCGCCGCGTTGGCGCCGACGCTGACGGTCACCACCAGGATCGGGCAAGGGCTCTCGGCCATGATCCGGCGGGTGGCTTCCACGCCGTTCATGCCGGGCATCACCAGGTCCATCAGCACCAGGTCCGGGGTGTCGCGCGCGCAGCACGCCACCGCCTCGGCGCCGCTGGCCGCGGACCAGGCCACGCGGTGGTCCGGACGCCGCGCCAGCACGCGCCGCAGCGCTTCGGTGGCGATGCTCAGATCGTTGACGATGCCTATTCTCACGCGGCGGTTCCGGGGTCGTTGTGCGATTGCGGCGTCGCTTGCAAGCGGCTCATGCCAGCGGTCCTCCGATCAGATCGGCGACCGCCTGCATCAGCGCTTCCTCGTCGAAGCCGGCCTTGCTCAGATAGAAGTCGGCGCCGGCGTCGAGGCCGCGGCGGCGGTCTTCCTCGCGGTCCTTGTAGGACACGATCATCACCGGCAGCTCGCGCAGGTGCGGATCCTTCTTGATCAGTTCGACCAGTTCGATGCCGTCCATGCGCGGCATGTCGACGTCGGTGACGACCAGATCGAAGCGGCTCAGCCGCACCGCGTTCCAGCCGTCCATGCCGTCGACCGCGACTTCCACCGCGTAGCCGGCGGTTTCGATCAGCTTGCGTTGCAGTTCGCGCACGGTCAGCGAATCGTCGACCACCAGCACGCGCCTGCGTTCGACCGCGGCGGCGCCGTCCTGGTGGCGGACCTGGGCCAGATGGCCGGTCGCGACCAGCCGTTCGATCGAACGCAGCAGGTCGTCGGTGTCGACGATCAGCACCGGCGCGCCGTCGTCGAGCAAGGCGCCGGCGGCGATGTCCTTGACCTTGCCCAGGCGCGGGTCGAGCGGCTGCACCACCAGTTCGATCACATTGCCGAAGCGGTCCACCGCCAGGCCGTACAGGTGCTCGCCGTGGGCGCCGCCGATCACCACCACCGGCAGCTGCGCGCCGGCGGTCGCGCCGTCGCCGCCTTCCAGCACCTGGCGCGCCGACACCAGGCCGATCTCGCGGCCGGCGAGTTCGAAATACTGCCGGCCTTCCAGCGAACGCACCTGCTCGCGCGAGACCAGCGCGGTGGCGACGATGCGCGCCAGCGGAAACGCGTAGGCCTCGCCGCCGATGTCCACCGCCAGCGCGCGCAGCACCGAGGTGGTCAGCGGCAGCTGCAACTGGAAGCGGGTGCCCTGGTCGGGCTGCGAAAACACCCGCACGTTGCCGTGCAGCTGCTTGGCCATGTTCTGCACCGCATCCAGGCCGACCCCGCGGCCGGAGATGTCGGTGACGGTGTCGCGCAGGCTGAAGCCGGGCAGGAACAGGAATTCCAGCAACTCGTCCTGGTCGAAGCGCTGCGCGGTGTCTTCGTCGGCGAGCCCGCGCGCGATCACCGCGCGGCGGATGCGTTCGGCGTCGATGCCCTGGCCGTCGTCGCCGATCTTGATTTCCAGGCGGCCGGAGACGTGGTGCGCTTCGAGCCGGACGACGCCTTCGGCCGGCTTGCCGCGCGCCAAGCGCTGCTCCGGCGTTTCGAGGCCGTGATCGACCGCGTTGCGCAGCAGATGCCCCAACGGCGCTTCCAGCCGCGCCAGCACGTCGCGGTCGACCGGCGTGCGGCTGCCGACGATTTCCAGCCGCGCCTGCTTGCCGAGTTCGTGGGCGAGGTCGCGGACCATGCGCTTGAAGCCGCGGGTGCCGTCGGCGAACGGGCGCATGTGGCTTGCCAGCGCTTCGTCGTACAGGCCGTGGGCGACGCCGGCCAGGCGCCGGTCGAACGCATCGAGCGCGGCGACGCGTTCGCCGAGCAGGCGCTGGCCTTCGGCCAGGTCGGCTTGCGCGCGCGCCAACAGCTCGGCCGAAGCCGGATCGGAGGCGAGCGCGGACGTGCGTTCGGACAGACGGTCCAGCGCCAGCGCGCTGCGCCGTTGCAGTTCCTTGACCCGCGCCAGCGAGCGGATGTAAGGATCGAGCCAGCGCGATTCCACCAAGGCTTCGCTGGCCAGCCCGAGCATGCGGTGCAGGTTGCGCGCGGCGATCCGCAGCACGCGTTCCTCGCCTTCCTCGGCGGGCGCGTCGTGCGGCGCCGGATCGGCGTCGGCGGCGGCCGGCGGCGCGGCGTCGTCCGCTGCCGGCGCGGCCAGCGCGGCGGCGAGCGCGGCGCGGAATTCCAGCACCGGCGCGGATTCTTCGTCGGCCCAGGCGCCGGCCGCTTCGGCCGGGGTGTCGGCGATGCGGCCGAGCAGGTCGACGCCGCGCAGCAGCGCGTCGACGATCCCGCGGTGCAGGCGCAAGCGGCCGTGCTGCGCCTCGACCAGACAGTCTTCCATCGAATGCGCCACCGCCACCGCCGCGCCGAGGCCGACGATGCGCGCCGCGCCCTTCAGCGAATGCGCCGCGCGCATGCATTCCTCGAGCGTCGCCGCTGCGGTCGGGTTGCGTTCGAGCGCGAGCAGGTTCTCGGTCAGCGTCTGGCGCTGGCCGTCCGCTTCCATGCGGAACAGGTCGTGCAGCGAAAGGTCGCGCAGGGAATCGTTGCTCATGAGATCTGCCGGTTCAGCGCGTGCACCAGCAAGCCGGCGTCGAGCAGGCCGATGCGGCGTTCGCCCCACGGCAGCACGCCGGTGGCGAAGCGGGCCAGGGCGTGGGCGACGGTCGAGGGCACCGCGCGCACGTCTTCGGCGTCGTAGCGATGGCTGCCGTGGACTTCGTCGGCCTCGAACGCCAGCGCGCCTTCGGGCGCGGCCAGCACCACCAGCCGGCGCGCGACGGTGCCGGTGCGCGCGGCGACCGGCGCGCCGGTCTGCAACAGCGCCGGCAGCGCCACGCACACGGTCAGCCGGCCGCGCACGTTGACCACGCCGCGCAGCGCGGCGTCGCGCCGGTGCGGCAGGCGGTGCACCGGGCGCAGCTCCAGCACTTCGTCGATCAGCGCGGCAGGCAGGCCCAGCCATTCCTCGCCGAGGCGGAACACGAACGCGCCGGCGCTGGCGCGCAGTTGCCGCGGCGCGCCCGCGGCCAGGCGCGCGGCCGCTTCGGCCAGTTCCTCTTGCGCCGGCGTGCGTTCCAGCAGCCGCGCGACCGCGGAGCCGGCGTTGCCGGGTTCGTTCGCGCTCATCTCAGGCGCTCCTGCCGCGGTGGCGCGACGCGCGCTGGCGCATCAGCCGCGCGCCGGCGGCGTCGCCCTTGGCGTCGAGCAGCAAGGCCAGATGCATCAGGCTCTCCGTGTGGTCGGGTTGCAGGTACAGCGCCTTGCGGAACGCGTCCTCGGCGCGCGCGTCCTCGCCGGTGGCGCCGTGGATCAACCCGCTGAGGTACAGCGCTTCGGCGCTGGGGCCGTGCGCGCGCAGATGCGCCTGGCAGATCTCGGCGGCCTGTTCGAAGGCGCCGTGGTCGGCGAGGCGGCGCGCTTGTTCCAAGGTCGCGGCGATCGTCGCGGTGGCTGCGGCGGCCGCGACCGGCGTCGGCGCGGGCCGCACCGCGGGCCGCGCGATCGGCCGCGCCGGC
Proteins encoded:
- a CDS encoding hybrid sensor histidine kinase/response regulator, which translates into the protein MSNDSLRDLSLHDLFRMEADGQRQTLTENLLALERNPTAAATLEECMRAAHSLKGAARIVGLGAAVAVAHSMEDCLVEAQHGRLRLHRGIVDALLRGVDLLGRIADTPAEAAGAWADEESAPVLEFRAALAAALAAPAADDAAPPAAADADPAPHDAPAEEGEERVLRIAARNLHRMLGLASEALVESRWLDPYIRSLARVKELQRRSALALDRLSERTSALASDPASAELLARAQADLAEGQRLLGERVAALDAFDRRLAGVAHGLYDEALASHMRPFADGTRGFKRMVRDLAHELGKQARLEIVGSRTPVDRDVLARLEAPLGHLLRNAVDHGLETPEQRLARGKPAEGVVRLEAHHVSGRLEIKIGDDGQGIDAERIRRAVIARGLADEDTAQRFDQDELLEFLFLPGFSLRDTVTDISGRGVGLDAVQNMAKQLHGNVRVFSQPDQGTRFQLQLPLTTSVLRALAVDIGGEAYAFPLARIVATALVSREQVRSLEGRQYFELAGREIGLVSARQVLEGGDGATAGAQLPVVVIGGAHGEHLYGLAVDRFGNVIELVVQPLDPRLGKVKDIAAGALLDDGAPVLIVDTDDLLRSIERLVATGHLAQVRHQDGAAAVERRRVLVVDDSLTVRELQRKLIETAGYAVEVAVDGMDGWNAVRLSRFDLVVTDVDMPRMDGIELVELIKKDPHLRELPVMIVSYKDREEDRRRGLDAGADFYLSKAGFDEEALMQAVADLIGGPLA
- a CDS encoding S8 family serine peptidase; the protein is MANSSSSRPSRVLAIALAVACALASPAYAAPVAPGSADEDLPIQQFIVQFNPDSPEFEDGQALQLTLDRISAGLSGPGLKPLRLTHERRLATLVDLISVDRPITADIAQLLMRAVLADGSVIRVESNVWLRGYMQPNDPDYSRQWHYFDPAGGANLPPAWNAAAGEGQTISVIDSGYLNNADADGNIVGGYDFVSQATGPGASDDGDGRDPNPYASSGNQHGTHVAGTIAAITNNGFGGAGAAYKSKLLHARVTGNNGLGLLTDVIDALVWSAGGEVNGVPRNQNPADVINMSIGGSGSCSAFFQQAIDFAGSRGAVVVVAAGNNNADAGGFQPSSCDKVIAVAANTIEGKRASYSNYGAAVDITAPGGDSARGVYSTVNGGYGYKSGTSMAAPHVSGAAALMRGVFRWSPDSIERVLKETARPGPSGCSAGCGAGILDAGKAVARAAEAKASLVNLAPILNELWAED
- a CDS encoding helix-turn-helix domain-containing protein → MQHPHKKSTHWQIGIRICGTRRDNRCDARRKNLSPHRMLRNVDEALPLADRSAGSRSRKTQSIGMQGAGMERVRRYRFSTAAYRGEQAFDAWRRQQLLFDLNSSDRDIGLRCDFDGSNLDGVLVGRCVARIRPGQFVQARRDSPLLNHEQFDHYYFHLCLGGSIELTTHRGHVRARNGQIVVVDMTQPSHWIWPHGRAAMLMVPRERLPAQARSMHGMRLDADRYPLLPGYLRAIARHQDRWPASGASWLSHSLTALLSAYAVGATDVAGGEAPLHRQRRRIEDYIRAHLQTAELGPTQIARAVGVSRSVLYRIFAADGGVRRFLQELRLQAAQHELRTCPALARPSLGDMAWRYGFSSASQFSHSYRHRFGHPPRDEARRWHCAATRDSAGAFASGDRPHADGVDCQDAANDFRSWIRSGRPQVADATTDRRRAGDRVSLPPIAH
- a CDS encoding diguanylate cyclase, which gives rise to MSDPTFSGFNEPHPHSRQQRLVVLLVDDQPIIGEAVRRALASEADIDFHYCAQANEAVATAEALRPNVIMQDLVMPGVDGMTLVHHYRIHPVLKHVPVIVLSSKEDAVVKSQAFATGATDYLVKLPDSIELIARVRHHARAYLNQIERDEAYRVLSEHQKRLLELNETLRRLSDVDGLTGLNNRRYLDSYLDAEWRRALREGTEFSVLMLDVDNFKLYNDYYGHLAGDEVLKEVAGVMRQTLQRPADLAARYGGEEFTVVLPSTPASGALLIAEQLCSAVRALALPNPAAPSGIVTVSVGVATAAPAHRESYAPLLRIADMALYEAKRAGKDQAVYRVREE
- a CDS encoding chemotaxis protein CheW → MSANEPGNAGSAVARLLERTPAQEELAEAAARLAAGAPRQLRASAGAFVFRLGEEWLGLPAALIDEVLELRPVHRLPHRRDAALRGVVNVRGRLTVCVALPALLQTGAPVAARTGTVARRLVVLAAPEGALAFEADEVHGSHRYDAEDVRAVPSTVAHALARFATGVLPWGERRIGLLDAGLLVHALNRQIS
- a CDS encoding chemotaxis response regulator protein-glutamate methylesterase, producing MRIGIVNDLSIATEALRRVLARRPDHRVAWSAASGAEAVACCARDTPDLVLMDLVMPGMNGVEATRRIMAESPCPILVVTVSVGANAAMVFEAMGHGALDATDLPALAGDHDRGADKLLAKIDLIGRLSAAPVRASTPRAPVQASERKLLAIGASAGGPSAVARVLEGLPADFSGAVAVIQHIDEKFAPGMADWLGRYSRLPVRTANVGDTLQCGQVLLAATNDHLALRADGRLDYVHEPAELPYRPSVDVFYKSVGEHWRGPIVGVLLTGMGRDGAAGLRGLRQQGHHTIAQDRASSAVYGMPKAAAELDAAVEILPLDRIAARLRDLFVPNPNAIP